One segment of Porticoccus hydrocarbonoclasticus MCTG13d DNA contains the following:
- a CDS encoding leucine-rich repeat domain-containing protein, whose product MKKHILFVIVVIGTFLSGCEKYTFTFNEQPVLKPTELFSGYKIQDPALAVCVEQAIKDLAVTRANQLSQLNCSNAGIVNLSGLEIFTGLIIVNLAQNQLTSIKPLLYLPNLDSISLEGNTSLDCPDAQLLSEQVEGQIKLPTHC is encoded by the coding sequence ATGAAAAAGCACATCCTCTTCGTTATTGTGGTCATCGGCACGTTTTTGAGTGGCTGCGAAAAATATACCTTCACCTTTAACGAACAACCTGTTCTAAAACCAACCGAGTTGTTTTCCGGCTACAAAATTCAGGACCCGGCGCTTGCTGTCTGTGTTGAACAGGCGATCAAAGACCTTGCCGTGACCCGTGCGAATCAGTTATCACAGCTCAACTGTTCTAACGCTGGTATTGTCAACCTTTCCGGTCTTGAAATTTTCACGGGCCTTATTATCGTCAACCTGGCACAAAATCAGCTTACTTCTATAAAGCCGTTACTCTATTTACCCAACCTCGATAGCATTTCTCTGGAAGGCAACACCTCTCTCGATTGTCCTGATGCGCAACTACTCTCAGAACAAGTCGAGGGACAGATTAAACTCCCGACACATTGCTGA
- the dapE gene encoding succinyl-diaminopimelate desuccinylase, with protein MTTLSPTLELACELIKRRSVTPADEGCQQLMIERLEAIGFCVVRLPFGDVDNFWAVRGERGPTLCFAGHTDVVPTGPEGDWQHPPFSPHIENGVLYGRGAADMKGSLAAMITAVEHFVATQPDHPGQIAFLITSDEEGIATNGTVKVVQWLVDNHEIPEWCLVGEPSSTKRVGDVIKNGRRGSLGAELVIRGIQGHVAYPQLADNPIHKVAPALAELATESWDNGNDFFPATSFQISNIHSGTGATNVIPGTVQVLFNFRFSTEVTVEQLKSRTEMILKQHQLDYELQWHLSGQPFLTEQGPLVEATVASIREITGIEAQLSTAGGTSDGRFIAPHGCQVVELGPVNATIHKVNECASVEDIDALEKIYRRILEKLLI; from the coding sequence ATGACTACCCTTTCCCCCACTCTTGAACTGGCTTGTGAACTTATCAAACGCCGGTCTGTAACTCCGGCGGACGAGGGGTGCCAGCAACTGATGATTGAGCGTTTGGAAGCGATCGGTTTTTGTGTGGTCAGGCTGCCCTTCGGCGATGTGGATAACTTTTGGGCCGTGCGCGGTGAAAGAGGCCCAACGCTCTGTTTCGCCGGACATACCGATGTAGTGCCCACGGGTCCCGAAGGTGACTGGCAACATCCGCCTTTCTCCCCCCACATTGAGAACGGCGTTCTCTACGGCCGGGGAGCTGCCGATATGAAGGGCTCACTCGCCGCCATGATTACGGCGGTAGAACATTTTGTTGCCACACAACCAGACCACCCGGGACAGATCGCTTTTTTGATCACCAGTGACGAAGAAGGTATCGCCACAAACGGCACGGTGAAAGTGGTGCAATGGCTAGTGGACAACCATGAAATCCCTGAATGGTGCTTGGTGGGAGAACCGTCGAGCACTAAACGCGTAGGTGATGTGATAAAAAACGGGCGCCGCGGCTCTCTGGGAGCTGAATTGGTAATCAGGGGCATCCAGGGGCATGTGGCCTACCCACAACTGGCGGATAACCCTATCCACAAAGTGGCGCCAGCACTGGCCGAGCTCGCCACCGAGAGCTGGGACAACGGCAATGATTTTTTTCCTGCCACCAGTTTTCAGATATCCAACATTCACTCCGGCACCGGTGCCACCAATGTGATTCCCGGGACCGTGCAGGTACTGTTCAACTTTCGCTTTTCGACCGAAGTGACCGTCGAGCAACTTAAATCCCGCACTGAAATGATTTTAAAACAACATCAGCTTGACTATGAACTCCAGTGGCACCTCAGCGGCCAGCCCTTTCTGACCGAACAAGGGCCACTGGTAGAGGCTACGGTGGCCAGTATCCGGGAAATCACCGGCATCGAGGCGCAACTTTCGACAGCAGGAGGCACCTCTGATGGTCGCTTCATTGCTCCCCATGGCTGCCAGGTCGTCGAACTGGGGCCCGTAAATGCCACAATTCACAAGGTCAACGAATGCGCCAGCGTCGAGGACATTGACGCCCTCGAAAAAATTTATCGACGTATTCTCGAAAAGCTGCTTATTTAA
- a CDS encoding OmpA family protein produces MKKILLAILAISLTACMSTDPYTGQQKTSNTAKGAGIGAVSGALIGAATSSSGDRKKGVLTGAVAGAAVGGGIGYYMDRQEAALRAKLEGTGVRVVREGDNIRLVMPSSITFGVDRHEVRPEFYSTLESVAIVLKEFDKTNIRIAGHTDSTGSAEYNQTLSERRAASVGQMLMSQGIVSGRVWSTGYGYRYPVASNDTAEGRQANRRVELELVPTQ; encoded by the coding sequence ATGAAAAAAATTCTGTTAGCCATTCTTGCTATCTCCCTGACGGCCTGTATGTCCACAGACCCCTATACCGGACAACAGAAAACCAGCAACACAGCGAAGGGGGCTGGCATTGGAGCCGTATCGGGTGCTTTGATCGGTGCAGCCACCTCCAGTAGTGGGGATCGCAAGAAAGGGGTTCTGACTGGTGCAGTAGCCGGTGCTGCTGTTGGCGGTGGTATTGGCTATTATATGGACCGTCAGGAAGCCGCACTTCGTGCAAAACTGGAGGGGACCGGCGTTCGGGTTGTTCGCGAAGGTGACAACATTCGCCTTGTCATGCCCAGCAGTATCACATTTGGTGTGGATCGTCACGAAGTTCGCCCGGAGTTCTATAGCACGCTTGAGTCCGTTGCGATTGTCCTAAAAGAGTTTGATAAAACCAATATACGCATAGCAGGCCACACAGATTCAACCGGTAGTGCAGAATACAACCAGACCCTGAGTGAGCGGCGTGCAGCCAGTGTTGGACAGATGCTCATGAGTCAGGGAATTGTGAGTGGGCGGGTGTGGAGCACCGGCTATGGTTACCGCTATCCCGTTGCCAGCAATGATACGGCAGAGGGTCGACAAGCTAACCGTCGGGTAGAGCTTGAGCTTGTCCCTACCCAGTAA
- a CDS encoding DUF481 domain-containing protein, with the protein MPDLSNLRHRLILLVCMLLPVMSLAGEITLKNGDIIHGELDSLNENQVIWKSDIFGLIKIPKNQVTDFNSSSRMPLITSPDETATNCSLTMEETVTGHCDEGTKPSLPFMTLVAMEPPKAFTGDVRFGFNRKDGNTNTENLDFIVRAQWLQEQFRHETELIAESEKADGAVVDEHYETNYQLNYDFTERWFSYGRLGYTKNRFSAIDEQYQLGAGAGRRINLANQMKLNLQLGAAFLVSHYDGSGSEKDLAGRWRMRMDWPIPGTDMMLFHENEFFWTVDDFNNNQTESSTGIKIPLLGNLFSELRYDFDYVNQPGDGQKRADEEWVISLGYQW; encoded by the coding sequence ATGCCGGATTTGAGTAACCTTCGCCACCGCCTGATATTATTGGTCTGCATGCTGCTCCCGGTAATGTCACTTGCAGGTGAAATCACTTTAAAAAACGGGGATATTATCCACGGCGAACTGGATTCATTGAATGAGAACCAGGTTATCTGGAAATCAGACATCTTCGGTCTGATCAAAATCCCCAAAAACCAGGTTACCGATTTCAATTCCTCCTCCAGGATGCCGTTAATCACCAGTCCTGATGAAACAGCCACCAACTGTTCCCTGACAATGGAGGAGACTGTTACCGGCCACTGTGATGAGGGTACAAAACCATCACTACCCTTCATGACGCTTGTGGCCATGGAACCACCGAAGGCTTTTACTGGCGACGTTCGGTTTGGCTTCAACCGCAAAGACGGTAATACCAATACAGAGAATCTCGACTTCATTGTCAGGGCACAGTGGCTACAGGAACAGTTCAGACATGAAACCGAATTAATAGCAGAATCAGAGAAAGCTGATGGCGCTGTGGTAGATGAGCACTACGAAACAAACTACCAGCTGAATTATGATTTTACCGAGCGATGGTTCAGCTACGGTCGTCTGGGCTATACAAAAAACCGCTTCAGTGCCATTGACGAGCAATATCAATTGGGTGCAGGCGCTGGCCGTCGCATCAACCTTGCCAATCAGATGAAACTGAATTTACAGCTGGGCGCGGCCTTTCTGGTTTCCCACTATGACGGATCGGGCTCAGAAAAAGATCTGGCGGGGCGCTGGAGAATGCGCATGGATTGGCCCATACCCGGAACAGACATGATGCTTTTCCACGAGAATGAATTTTTCTGGACCGTGGACGACTTCAATAACAATCAGACAGAAAGCAGTACCGGCATTAAAATACCACTGCTCGGCAATCTGTTCAGTGAACTTCGATATGATTTTGATTATGTCAACCAACCCGGTGATGGGCAAAAGAGGGCCGATGAAGAGTGGGTCATATCACTGGGCTATCAATGGTGA
- a CDS encoding SixA phosphatase family protein produces the protein MKMIALIRHAKSSWKDTTLPDLERPLNRRGRLNAPEMGRRLQEQPVSLKRVFSSPAVRAMETAEWLMPSLGLSEAKLEVVTALYTFNYEDILAWLRSLDRDADRFALICHNPAITDMVNFLTLMQIDKIPTCGIALMQVDVNHWQDLGAGMAELSYFGFPKSVSGKAISLGPG, from the coding sequence ATGAAGATGATCGCACTGATTCGTCATGCCAAATCCAGCTGGAAAGATACTACCTTACCGGACCTGGAGCGGCCCCTTAATCGCCGTGGTCGGTTGAACGCCCCGGAAATGGGGCGCAGGTTACAGGAGCAGCCAGTGTCTCTGAAACGGGTTTTCTCGAGTCCGGCGGTGAGGGCCATGGAAACGGCTGAGTGGTTGATGCCCAGTCTCGGGTTGAGTGAGGCGAAGCTTGAAGTGGTCACGGCCCTGTATACCTTTAATTACGAAGATATCCTGGCCTGGCTGCGATCTCTGGACAGAGATGCCGACAGGTTCGCCCTGATTTGTCACAATCCGGCCATAACTGATATGGTGAATTTTCTCACCCTGATGCAGATCGATAAAATTCCCACCTGTGGTATTGCCCTGATGCAGGTTGACGTAAACCATTGGCAGGATTTGGGCGCCGGTATGGCCGAGTTGAGCTATTTTGGTTTCCCAAAAAGTGTCAGCGGAAAAGCCATTTCATTGGGGCCGGGCTAG
- the dapC gene encoding succinyldiaminopimelate transaminase yields the protein MNIDLNKLHPYPFEKLNALKSGISPPAALTHIALSIGEPKHPPPAFVRETLANALDKLSTYPLTKGLPELRETIAEWLCQRFTLQTVCPETQVLPVNGTREALFAFAQAIINRSNEPVVVSPNPFYQIYEGAALLAGARLHFFNCTEDNAFCPDWASVSPEIWQQCQLIYICSPGNPTGAVLDIDTLQTLIQLSDQYDFVIASDECYSEIYPDENCPPIGLLEACAQMGSHNYDRCVVFHSLSKRSNLPGLRSGFVAGDSRILANFLRYRTYHGCAMPVPSQLASIAAWRDEQHVRDNRDQYRQKFAIFREILEPVLPLSMPDAGFYLWADTRRANIGSDEDFARELFRQQHITVLPGRYLARTADGINPGENRVRMALVAPLEECREAAIRIRKFVEAAQQRG from the coding sequence ATGAACATTGACCTGAACAAGCTACACCCCTATCCCTTTGAGAAACTCAATGCTCTCAAATCGGGTATTTCACCACCAGCAGCGCTCACCCATATTGCGCTATCTATCGGTGAGCCAAAACACCCACCGCCGGCATTCGTCAGGGAGACTCTCGCCAATGCTCTCGACAAACTCTCGACCTACCCACTGACCAAGGGTCTTCCGGAGCTCCGGGAGACAATAGCCGAATGGCTGTGTCAACGCTTCACACTTCAGACAGTTTGCCCCGAAACCCAGGTATTGCCGGTCAATGGCACCAGAGAAGCACTGTTTGCCTTTGCCCAGGCGATCATAAACCGCAGTAACGAGCCGGTGGTGGTCAGCCCCAATCCGTTTTACCAGATCTACGAGGGTGCCGCCCTGCTCGCTGGCGCGAGGCTGCATTTTTTTAACTGCACGGAAGACAATGCTTTTTGCCCGGACTGGGCATCTGTTTCACCGGAAATCTGGCAGCAGTGCCAGCTTATCTACATCTGCTCACCGGGAAACCCGACCGGCGCAGTGCTGGACATCGATACATTACAGACGCTAATCCAGCTCTCAGATCAATACGATTTTGTCATCGCCAGTGATGAGTGTTATTCAGAGATATATCCCGATGAAAACTGCCCACCCATTGGCTTACTGGAGGCCTGCGCACAAATGGGTAGTCACAACTATGATCGCTGCGTGGTATTTCACAGCCTGTCGAAACGCTCCAATTTACCGGGCCTGAGATCCGGGTTTGTGGCCGGTGACAGTCGTATCCTGGCAAATTTTTTGCGCTACCGCACCTATCACGGCTGCGCCATGCCGGTCCCGTCACAACTGGCCAGTATTGCCGCCTGGCGAGATGAGCAGCATGTGCGGGACAACCGCGATCAGTACCGGCAGAAATTTGCGATATTCAGAGAAATCCTCGAACCTGTGTTGCCATTAAGCATGCCGGATGCCGGCTTTTATTTATGGGCAGATACCCGCAGAGCAAACATTGGCAGTGATGAAGACTTTGCCAGGGAACTGTTCAGGCAACAGCATATTACTGTTCTGCCCGGCCGCTATCTGGCGCGCACAGCTGATGGCATCAATCCGGGAGAAAACAGAGTACGTATGGCGCTGGTGGCACCTCTGGAGGAATGCAGAGAAGCGGCCATACGCATCCGCAAGTTTGTCGAAGCCGCTCAACAGAGGGGCTGA
- a CDS encoding class I SAM-dependent methyltransferase, translated as MSLPSNKKLFLAVWPRPGFENRAVMLSRELSLPLLPVAPALGTLDTEQECLVLVVDDDGLSLQQLGPKAPGPVRCEFALGAARHRRLYGGGRGQDIAKATGLGHSGFCPKLLDLTAGLGRDGFILASLGAQVTMIERNPIIYALLADGLSRAGDKVEGDPPLAEILQRINTVCQNSVDYLETLTDQACPDVIYLDPMFPSREKSSKVKKEMQIFHQLVGPDDAGELLPVALGKARYRVVVKRPVHAPVLNGCEPGYSLKGKSTRFDIYPLQKLP; from the coding sequence TTGTCCCTACCCAGTAACAAAAAGTTGTTTCTGGCTGTCTGGCCCCGGCCCGGCTTCGAAAACCGGGCCGTTATGCTTTCCAGAGAGCTGTCGTTGCCACTCCTGCCTGTGGCGCCGGCACTGGGGACACTTGATACGGAACAAGAGTGCTTAGTGTTGGTTGTCGATGATGACGGGTTGTCGCTACAACAACTGGGTCCAAAAGCGCCGGGGCCGGTTCGATGCGAATTCGCCTTGGGTGCAGCACGCCATCGTCGTTTGTATGGTGGTGGCAGGGGTCAGGATATCGCCAAGGCCACTGGTCTCGGTCATAGTGGGTTCTGTCCTAAGCTGCTGGATTTGACTGCAGGTCTGGGTCGAGATGGCTTCATTCTGGCTTCCCTGGGGGCGCAGGTAACCATGATCGAGCGAAATCCCATTATTTATGCGTTGCTTGCCGACGGGCTTTCTCGTGCTGGTGACAAGGTGGAAGGAGATCCGCCGTTGGCGGAAATTCTGCAGCGTATTAACACGGTCTGCCAGAACTCCGTCGATTACCTGGAAACACTGACGGATCAGGCATGCCCCGATGTGATATATCTCGATCCCATGTTTCCCTCCAGAGAAAAGTCCAGCAAAGTGAAAAAAGAGATGCAGATTTTTCATCAGCTTGTTGGGCCAGACGATGCCGGGGAATTGTTGCCTGTGGCTCTCGGTAAGGCGCGTTACCGTGTTGTTGTGAAGCGGCCCGTGCACGCTCCGGTCCTGAATGGCTGTGAACCGGGTTATTCTCTCAAGGGGAAATCTACCCGTTTTGATATTTACCCATTACAAAAACTGCCCTGA
- a CDS encoding ArsC family reductase encodes MTETILYGIKNCDTVKKARHWLDERQVSYRFHDVRTDGLDPQMIKRWIAAAGWGKVLNKVGTTWRKLDQTVKDHVSADNVVDLLMEYPAIIKRPVLDQNGTITVGFRPDQYALLFNL; translated from the coding sequence ATGACTGAAACCATTCTCTACGGCATCAAGAACTGCGATACCGTGAAAAAGGCACGACATTGGCTGGATGAACGACAGGTGAGCTATCGCTTCCACGACGTCCGCACCGACGGCCTAGACCCTCAAATGATCAAACGCTGGATCGCCGCTGCCGGCTGGGGAAAAGTGCTCAACAAGGTGGGCACCACCTGGCGAAAACTGGACCAGACTGTCAAGGACCATGTCTCTGCAGACAATGTTGTCGACCTGCTTATGGAATACCCGGCCATTATCAAACGCCCGGTGCTGGACCAGAACGGTACTATTACCGTCGGCTTTCGGCCAGATCAATACGCTTTGCTTTTTAACCTGTAA
- the dapD gene encoding 2,3,4,5-tetrahydropyridine-2,6-dicarboxylate N-succinyltransferase → MTLYSFGLGIGTQNNNGEWLEVFYPKPLLNPGDTSLTAIKTTLEIQGKNQVMTLTAEQLDTLAAAFATAGEEEQASIARQFQKSSRPVVATVLVSDDAPASVPEGYLKLHLLSHRLVKPNATNLTGLFGVLHNVAWTSEGAIDIGELPARQLQARLAGSPLSVDSVDKFPKMVDYVVPSGVRIADTARVRLGAYIGEGTTIMHEGFVNFNAGTEGTSMVEGRISQGVFVKSGSDLGGGSSTMGTLSGGGNIIITIGNRCLLGANSGLGIPLGDRCTVEAGLYITAGTKVSLLDDQNQLVGQTKARELAGKDDLLFRRNSATGAVECLTNKSAVELNEALHVSN, encoded by the coding sequence ATGACACTCTACAGCTTTGGATTGGGTATCGGCACCCAGAATAACAACGGCGAATGGCTCGAGGTTTTCTACCCAAAACCCCTACTAAACCCCGGAGACACTTCCCTCACTGCAATTAAGACTACGCTGGAAATCCAGGGTAAAAACCAGGTGATGACGCTCACCGCTGAACAACTGGATACGCTTGCTGCGGCCTTCGCAACGGCGGGGGAAGAAGAGCAAGCGAGCATTGCCCGACAGTTTCAAAAGAGTTCTCGTCCGGTAGTGGCCACTGTACTTGTCAGCGACGATGCCCCGGCCTCCGTGCCAGAGGGTTACCTGAAATTGCACCTGCTATCCCATCGCCTAGTAAAACCCAACGCCACAAACCTGACCGGATTGTTCGGTGTGCTGCACAATGTCGCCTGGACCAGTGAGGGAGCCATCGACATAGGGGAACTGCCCGCCCGACAGTTACAGGCCCGCCTGGCAGGCTCCCCTCTGTCTGTAGACAGCGTGGACAAGTTTCCCAAGATGGTTGATTACGTTGTCCCTTCCGGCGTTCGCATCGCCGATACGGCAAGGGTACGCCTCGGGGCTTATATCGGTGAAGGCACTACTATCATGCACGAGGGCTTCGTGAATTTTAACGCCGGCACCGAAGGTACCAGCATGGTGGAAGGCCGAATCTCTCAGGGTGTATTCGTTAAATCCGGCTCAGATTTGGGAGGTGGCAGCTCTACAATGGGCACGCTGTCCGGTGGTGGCAATATCATTATCACTATTGGTAACCGGTGTCTGTTGGGAGCCAATTCCGGTTTGGGGATACCCCTGGGTGACCGCTGTACCGTAGAGGCTGGGCTCTATATCACCGCCGGAACCAAAGTAAGCCTGCTGGATGACCAGAACCAGTTGGTAGGGCAAACCAAAGCCAGAGAACTGGCTGGCAAGGATGACCTGCTCTTCCGCCGAAATTCTGCGACAGGTGCCGTGGAATGCCTGACCAATAAATCCGCCGTGGAATTGAATGAGGCGTTGCACGTATCCAATTAG
- the nth gene encoding endonuclease III, producing the protein MLKKARAAFIHHRLNELYPNPPIPLIHQDAFTLLIAVLLSAQCTDDRVNQVTPILFASADNAQAMSQISEQQVYDIIRPCGLAPQKSKAIVNLSKILVDQYDGEVPEDIAALETLPGVGHKTASVVMSQAFGHPAFPVDTHIHRLAQRWGLSNGNSVVQTEKDLKRLFPRESWNALHLQIIYYGREYCPARSCNGLSCDICKTCFPNRKRPIKTRKA; encoded by the coding sequence ATGTTAAAAAAAGCTCGGGCAGCGTTTATCCACCATAGACTGAATGAACTGTATCCAAACCCGCCAATCCCCCTTATCCACCAGGACGCCTTTACTCTGCTGATAGCCGTGCTTTTATCTGCTCAATGTACTGATGACCGAGTCAACCAGGTGACACCCATACTGTTTGCATCGGCCGATAATGCCCAGGCCATGAGCCAGATTTCAGAACAGCAGGTATATGACATTATCCGCCCCTGTGGTCTGGCACCCCAGAAGTCCAAAGCAATTGTAAACCTCTCGAAGATACTGGTGGATCAGTACGACGGAGAGGTACCCGAAGATATCGCAGCGCTGGAAACACTGCCCGGCGTCGGCCACAAAACGGCCAGCGTGGTCATGTCCCAAGCCTTTGGCCACCCCGCCTTTCCGGTTGACACCCACATTCACCGTCTCGCCCAACGCTGGGGATTGAGCAACGGCAACAGCGTGGTGCAGACAGAGAAGGATCTGAAACGGTTGTTTCCCAGAGAAAGTTGGAACGCTCTGCATCTGCAGATTATTTACTACGGTCGCGAATACTGCCCCGCCCGCAGTTGCAATGGCCTGAGTTGTGATATCTGTAAAACCTGTTTTCCCAACCGGAAGCGACCCATCAAAACCCGCAAGGCCTGA
- a CDS encoding CHAD domain-containing protein: MDNFVFQERDLSAEFNRVVLQQTRLAREQLRSLTSKQLEGIHEARKCFKRLRACYRLLKSADKVTFCQGNQFFRDLSARLSVLRDTEVMSQTLLSLRADNHGLVDTAVFDQLERQLALQQPETITEAMTQSQLVSDQLGQFIRRYKQAEQPTMDADVLLRALVKSYAVARRSWKQARHSGDDDDCHHWRKYAKYYWYQLRLISVLCPPPNKKLNSLERLCSLLGDYHDLAVLKVQLTRVSTAEQSLQALIAQRQQQLLQAADDLAKFLFKRRVSHYHVWLAKRWHKIAP, translated from the coding sequence ATGGATAATTTTGTTTTCCAGGAAAGGGATCTAAGTGCAGAATTCAACCGTGTCGTCCTCCAGCAAACGAGATTGGCGCGGGAACAACTGCGGTCTCTGACCTCAAAACAGCTAGAAGGCATTCACGAAGCACGCAAATGCTTTAAACGCCTGCGTGCCTGTTACAGGTTACTGAAATCAGCGGATAAGGTGACCTTCTGCCAGGGCAATCAGTTCTTTCGTGACCTCTCTGCCAGGCTGTCTGTCCTCCGGGATACCGAGGTCATGAGCCAAACCCTGTTGTCACTGCGTGCCGACAATCACGGGTTGGTTGATACTGCGGTCTTTGACCAACTGGAGCGACAGCTGGCATTGCAACAGCCAGAGACGATAACCGAAGCAATGACCCAGTCACAGTTGGTGTCCGATCAATTGGGTCAGTTTATCCGTCGGTACAAGCAGGCGGAGCAGCCGACCATGGACGCAGATGTTTTGCTCAGGGCCCTGGTCAAAAGCTATGCTGTGGCACGACGCAGCTGGAAGCAGGCCCGGCACAGTGGTGATGACGATGATTGCCACCATTGGCGCAAATACGCCAAGTATTATTGGTATCAACTACGGCTCATCTCGGTGCTCTGTCCACCACCCAACAAAAAACTGAATTCGCTGGAAAGGCTGTGCAGCCTCCTGGGTGACTATCACGACCTGGCTGTATTAAAAGTGCAGTTGACAAGGGTGTCCACCGCTGAACAGTCGTTGCAGGCGCTAATTGCCCAGCGGCAGCAACAACTGTTGCAGGCTGCTGATGATCTGGCTAAGTTCTTGTTCAAGCGTCGTGTAAGCCATTATCACGTGTGGTTGGCCAAACGCTGGCACAAGATTGCACCTTGA